Part of the Polyangiaceae bacterium genome, CACGCTGGAGGACGCGCTGATCCGCCACCAGCGCATGCGGGGGTTGAACGCACTCTGGCAACCCGGCATCGATCACGCCGGCATCGCCACACAGACCGTGGTCGAGCGCCAGCTCCGGCGCGAGAACCTGAGCCGCCACGACCTGGGCCGCGAGAAGTTCGTCGAGCGCGTCTGGCAGTGGAAGGAGGAGAGCGGCGGCCGCATCGCCGTGCAGATGCGCGCGCTGGGCTGCTCCGCCGACTGGGAGCGCACCAAGTTCACCATGGACCCGGACATGAGCCGGGCCGTGAAGGAGGCCTTCGTCCGGCTGTACGAGGAGGGGCTGATCTACAGGGCCACGCGCCTGATCAACTGGTGCAGCGACTGCCGCACGGCGCTCAGCGACCTCGAGGTCGAGAACGAAGAAGCCACGGGCGAGCTCTACGAGTTCGCCTACGCGGTGGCGAACCCCGAACCCGGCACCGGCGTGACCGAGCTGGTGGTGGCCACCACACGCCCGGAGACGATGCTGGGCGACACCGCGGTCGCCGTGCACCCGGACGACCCGCGCTACACCCACCTGCACGGCAAGACGCTGAAGCACCCCTTCGTCGAGCGCGAGATCCCGGTGATCACCGACGCCATCTTGGTCGACATGAGCTTTGGAACGGGCGCGGTGAAGGTGACGCCGGCGCACGACTTCAATGACTTCGCCACGGGCAAGCGCCACGGCCTACGCGAAATCAACATCCTGAACCTGGACGGCAGCATCAACGCCGAGGGCGGCAGCTTCCAGGGTCAGACGGTGAAGCAGGCGCGCAAGGCGGTGAAGGCGGCGCTGGCCGAGAAGGGCCTGGAGCGTGGCACGAAACCCCACGCGCTGATGCTGCCGCGCTGCCAGCGCTGCAACACCGTGGTCGAGCCGATGATCAGCACCCAGTGGTTCGTGAAGATGCAGCCCCTGGCGGAACCGGCCGTGGCCGCGGTCAGGGACGGCCGCACCCAGATCATCCCGGAGGAGTGGGCCAAGACCTACTTCCACTGGCTCGAGAACATCCAGGACTGGTGCATCTCGCGCCAGCTCTGGTGGGGCCACCAGATCCCGGCCTTCCACTGCGAGTGCGGCGAGGTGCTGGTCACGCGCGACGAGCACCCGAGCGCCTGCCCCAAGTGCGGCAAGGCCGCGCTCAGCCGCGACCCCGACGTGCTCGACACCTGGTTCTCCAGCGCGCTCTGGCCGTTCTCGACCCTGGGTTGGCCCGACGACACGCTGGCTCTCCGCCGCTTCTATCCCTCGAGCGACATGGAGACGGGCTACGACATCCTGTTCTTCTGGGTCGCGCGCATGATGATGATGGGCCTCCACTTCATGCAGGACGTGCCGTTCCGGCGCGTGCTGCTCCACGGCCTCGTGGTGGACGAGACCGGCGACAAGATGAGCAAGGTGAAGGGCAACACCATCGACCCGCTGGACCTGATCCACGGCTCCGCCTTCGAGAACGTGGTGCAGAAGGCGCTGCCCGGCGCGCCGGTGGCCGAGGCGCTCGCCAAGTTCAGGAAGGCCTACCCGTCCACGGCGCAGATGGGCCAGGGCTTCCCGGCCTACGGCACCGACGCGCTCCGGCTCACGCTGTGCAGCTACTCGCCGCAGGCCAAGCGCATCGCGCTCTCGCCCAAGCGCATCGAGGGCTACCGCAACTTCTGCAACAAGCTCTACAACGCCACGCGTTTCTCGCTGCCCAACATCGAGGGCGTGACTCTCGCCGACTCGCCCCCCGCGCCCGAGCTGCTGATGAACCGCTGGATCCTGTCGCGGCTGTCCGGCGCGGTGGAGCAGAGCGGCAAGAGCATCGTCGACTTCCGGCTCGACGAAGGCGCGAGCGCCCTCTACCGCTTCGTCTGGGACGAGCTCTGCGACTGGTACCTGGAGGCCTGCAAGCCGGTGTTCTCGTCGGGAAGCGACGCGGAGAAGGCCGAGACGCGCCAGACCCTGGCCCACGCCATCGAGACGGTGCTGCGCGCGCTACACCCCTACGCACCGTTCATCACCGAGGAGCTCTGGCAGCGGGTGCCGCGACCCGCGTCGCGCCCCAAGTCCATCGCCCTCGCGCCCTACCCGAGCGCGGCGGACGGCCGCGCTGACGCGGAGGCGGAGCGCGCCTTCGGCCAAGTGATGGCCGCCATCGGCGCGGCGCGCGCCGTGCGCAGCGAGCACGAGGTGCACCCGGGCGCGGCGGTCCCGCTCCACCTGCGCGCGGGCGGCGCGCTCGCGCAGCTGCTCGCCTCGGAGGAGCGCCTGATCTCGTTCCTGGTGAAGACCGAGGGTGCCCCGGTGATCGAGGCCCCCGGGGGCGCACGGCCGGCGGGCCACGTGCTCACGGTGGCCGGCGACGTCGAGGTGCTGGTGGGCTTGCTCGGCAAGGTGGACGCGGCGCACGAGCAGGATCGCATCGAGCGCTCGAAGAAGAAGATCTCGAAGGACATCGAGTCGCTCGAGAAGCGCCTGGCCAACAAGAGCTTCGTGGACAAGGCGCCGCCGGAGGTGGTGACCGAGGCGCGCGAGCAACTCGAGGCGCTCCGAAAGCAGAAGGCACGCCTGGAAGAGGGCCTGTCGCTGGTGGAAGAGCTGAAGCGCTGACGGACCCTTGACTTTGCGCTGCGCGCGCGCGGACACTCCTTGGCGATGGCGGAGCGAGGAGGCGGAGTGCGCGTCGCACGGCTGCCGCCCGAGCGCTCGACACGCTTGGCCGTCGTGGGCAGCGTCTGCTGTTCGTCGTGCTGCTGCTGCTGCTGCTGCCTGCACGCGCTCGGTGGACTGGTGGGCGCGGCCATGGGCTCCGCCTGGGCCGTGGTGCCGAGCGCAACGGAGGCGAACGCTGCCACTCCGAGCGGCGCGCGAGACGGCGCGGCGCTGACGGTCGCGGTGCACTGGACGGTGGTGTTCGCGCTCTCGGTGGCGGCGTTCGTCATCGGCTCGCTCGTCGACGTGCACGACGGCATCTGGATCGGCCTGGCCAGCGTGGTGCTCGGGCTGCCCGCCTTCCAGCTCGCGGCCTTCGTGCTGGGGCTCGTGCTCGCGCCGCTGTTCCCGGTCCCCAACAAAGGCTCGGCGCTGAAGGCGCTGGGCAAGATCGCGCTCGTGTCGTTCCTCGGCTCGCTGCTCGGCGCGGGGCTCTTGGCGGTCGGGCTCGTGCTCTACCTGGGAGCGAAGTGATGGCAGCGCGCTCGGCGCCGGGAAAGCGCTTTGCCTGGAGCGCCGCCGGGCTGATGAGCCTGTTCGTGATCGTGACGTGCCTCCTGTTCGTGTGGCGGGGAACCTCGGCGACGTCCGCGCCGAAGAACCCGACGCGTTCCGCCGATGGCATCCGGTGCCAGCTGTTCCTCGAAACAGACGGCGGCAAGCCCGTGCGCTGCGCCGCGGTGCTGGATCAGAAGCCAGAAGAAGTCTGGGCAGTGGTCACCGACTACTCCCGCTTCGGTGAGATCTTCGACTCGAAGCTCTGGCGCGTGGTGCTCGCGTCGCACGACCAGGACCCCGACGGTCGATTCCGCTTGGTCGGGCGCGTCGTGGCGCCCTACGCGGAGTATCCGTTCGACGTGCACATCCGGCACGACACGGCTGCCGATCGCTCCGTCGCCTCTTGGGACGAGACCGACGGCGAGGGGAGCCGCACCCGCGGCAGCTGGACGCTGACGCCTCTGGAAGGCGGGCGCACGCTGCTGGTCTACCAGCAGGAGATCCGCGCGCGCCGCGCGCCCCCGGTGATCGTCAACAACCTGCTCTTGGCCCAGCTCGGAGGCGCAGTGAAGCGCGTCAAGGCCCGCGTCACCCCCTGACATGAAGCCGGTCAGCGAGCTTCGTCTGCGCTTCGCGCTGCCGTTCGCCGTATTGCCCGGTCCGGGCAGCGTGCACCTGGTCGCCGGCGAAGACGTGCGCTTCCAGCTCGAGGCGCCGGCGCTCGACAGCTGGTTGCCCGACCTTCTCGCGGGCATGGATGGCCGAACCACGAGCGCGGAGCTCGTGGCCCGCGTTCCGGAGGACAAACGCCCCGACGCGCTCGAGCTGTTGGCCCGCCTTCTGGCCGAGCGCGTGCTCGAGCCCACGGGCGCGGCAGAGGCGCACCGAGCAGCGGCTCGGCGCCTGGCGCTCGAGGGCGCCGGCCAGGTTCGAGCCGCCCTCGAGGCGCGCCCCGTCCCAGATGCGTCCGCCGAGCCGCTTCGGGTCTTCTGCCAGTCGGAGCTCGACTACGCGGCGCTCTCGGCCTTCAACGCCGACTGCCTCCGCGGTTCAGTGCCGTTTCTGTGGGCGAGCACCGGACCGCTGTCGCGGAGCTTCGTCGGCCCGGTTTGCTTGCCCGACGCGGGCCCTTGCCTGGCATGCCTGGTGTCGGCGTTCCGTCGGCTCTCGCCGGTGCCCGAACTGTACGACGTCCTCGCCTCCGGTGAGCGAGCCTGGCCGACCGTCGAGGTCCCTGCCTCGGTCGTCGAAGTGGTGAGCGCGCTCGTGCGGTGGAAGGCCGACCTCCTGCGGGATCCGGCGCCGAGCGCCGCCTTGTTCCGCCTGCACGTGGTGGAGCACGCGACGCTCGAGGTCGCGTCGCATCGTGTCCCGATGGATCCGGAGTGCGCGGCCTGCGGAGAGCTCCGATGACGAGCTCGGACAGCTGGTACGAGAGCCGCTACACCGGCCTCTTCACCGCGTTCTCCCGGCTGGAGTCGCGCGCTCACGATCCGCTCGTGGCGATGTGGGCGGCGTCCCTGGCGCCGGCAGGCGCGCGCCACGAAGTCCTGCACGTCGGCGGCGCAGGCCTCGACGAAGAGAGCGCGCGCCTCGCGTGCGTGGGAGAGGCCATCGAGCGGCACCACACCGCGCCGCTGCCGCGCGATCTCGGCGTCGAAGCGAGCTTCGAGGACTGGCCCCTCGCCGAGCCCGCCGTGGACCCCGCGCGCTGGGTGTTGTTCTCGGCCGAGCAATACGAGCTCGACGGCTTCCCGTTTCGCCCCTTCACGCGCGGGACCCGTTGCCGCTGGCAGGCGTTTCGACAGGCGCCGACCGGGCGCGCGCTCTGGGTCCCGGAGGATCTCGCGTATCTCCACCCCCGACCGGGCGAATCGCACGCGATCTGCGCCGTGACCTCCACGGGGCTCTCGGCCGGACGGGAGCCAGACTGGGTGCTCCGCCGCGGCCTCCAGGAGGTCATCGAGCGCGACGCGGTGCTGGGCGCGTGGTGGGGCCGCTACCCGCTGGAGGAGCACGCGCAGAAGGCCGTGTTTGCTGCCCTCCCGGACGAGACTCGTAGCCGGTTCGAGCGCCCGAACCTCGACTACCGATTCTACCGTGTGCGTTCGCCGTTCAGCGAGCACGTCACCATCGTCACTCTCGGTGGCGAGGACAGCGAAGGCTTCGTGTTGAGCGCGGGCGCGGCCTGCCGGGAGACGCTGGCCGCGAGCTTCGCGAAGGCGACGCTGGAGGCCGTGCAGGGTCGGCACCACGCGCGCTGGGTGCTCGGCCGCGGCGAGAGAGCGCCGGCGGACCGCTTGCCGCAGAGCTTCGTGGAGCACGCGCTCTACTACACGCACCACCCCGAGCGCCTGAGCCACACGGTGCTCGCGCGTGCAACGCGGGTCGAGTCGCTGCCCGCCACCGTGACGGAGGACTCGAGGGTGCTGGTCGCACGTCTGGGCGCCGACCACCCCGTGCTGTTCCGCGTCGCGACCCCGCCGGTCGCGACCGGCTCGGGCTCGCTGGTGCTCAAGGTCGTGGTCGTCGGCCTGCAGCCGCTGCACGGTGACCATCGGCTCGCCCACCTGGGCGGCCCCCTCTGGGCTCCGCGGCGCCTGGCGGACTTCGCGGAGACGCCCCCGCACCCCTTCGCATGACCCGCCCGCGCCCGCTCGCCGTGCTGACCCCGCTCGAGCTCGACAGGACGAGCTTCCCGGAGTTTCGCGATCGCATCGTGGCGACCGAGTCCGAAGCCGTCGTCCACACCCCGCGTTCGTACCCGGGACATCCGCAGATCCCGTTGCCGCGCGCGCGGCCGCGATTGGGCACCGCGCTCGATCGCGTGCTCGTCAGGCGGCGCTCGCGTCGCGAGCTCTCCACGGCGCTCCCCGCCAAGAAGTCGCTGGCTCGCGTGCTCCTGTACGCGCACGGCGTGAACGCCGAGCGCGGCATGGGCCCGACACCTTCGGCCGGATCGCTCAACGCGCTGGAGCTGTATCTGGTGAGCTTCGGCGCTGGCTGGCTCGACCCCGGCCGTTACCACTACGACCGAGGCGCGCACGCTCTCACCCTGATCGCGCCCGGCGCAGAGCGCGGAGAGTGGGCGGAGCGCGTGCCGTCGAGCGTGCAGTTCACGGGCGGCGCGCTCTTCTGGATCGTCGCCGGCGACACCGCCCGCACCGAAGCGAAGTACGGCGAGCGCGCCGCCCGATTCTTGCTGCTGGAGGCCGGGCACTTGATGCAGAACCTGTGCCTGCTCTCCGAGAGCGTAGGCTCGACCACACTGCCGCTCGGTGGCTTCTTCGAGCGGGAGATCGCCCGCGCCGTCCCGCTCCCGAGGAGCGACGCTGTCCTGTACGTCGGCGCCTTCGGCTAGTGCTTCTCACAGCACCAGCGGCAGGTAGAAGAACGCGTACGCGGTGATGAGCACCGCAGCCATCACGTCCAGCACGATCCCGGTCCGCATCATCTGAGGCAAGCGCACGTAGCCGCTGCCGAACACGATGGCGTTCGGCGGAGTGCCCGCGGGCAGCGCGAAGTCGCACGAAGCGGCCAGCGCGCAGGCGGAGAGCACCGGCAGCGAGCGCGGCAGGACGTTCAGGAACACGTTCACCGTCGCGGTGTTCGACGCCACGGCGGACAGGCCAACGGTCGCGAACGCAGCCAGCCCGAGCTGCGCCAAGAGCGGCAGGCGCGCGACCGGTTCGAGCTGCGCGGTGAGGAACCCGGAGAGTCCCCCGCCCTCGATGCCGGCAGCCATGGCGAAGCTCCCGCCGAGCAGCACCAGCGTGCCCCAGGGCACGCGCCGGAGCTGGGCGAAGCTCACCGTGCGGCTCACGACCAGGAAGAGCCCGGCGCTCATCGCTACCGTGGCTTCGTAGTGCTTCCCGAGGAGCTTCACGCCGGGGAAGAGCACGGCGACTCGCTGCGCGAGCAGGGGCCGGAGCACGTCCCCGAGGACCCAGAGCACCGCGGCGACCAGGAACACCGCCGCGACCACGCGCTCGCGCGCCGACCAGGCACCCAGCGCGCGGAGCTCGCGCTCGAGCACCTCGCGCCCCTGGGTGCCCGCGGGCAGATCGCCCTTGGCGTTGAGCCAGAGCACCCACCACACGATGGGGATGAACAGCACCACGAACGGCAGGCCGACCGCCATGTAGCGCAGGAAGCTCATGTCGTAGCCGAGCTTGTCCGACAGGAAGCCGACGAAGATCGAGTTCGTGCCGGTGCCGATCTTGGTGCCGATACCGCCCACGTTGGCCGCGTAGGCGATGGACAGCATCAGGCTCGCGCCGAAGTCACCGAGCCGGCGTCCCTCGTGCGCGGCCTCGAGCTGGGCCAAGAGGGCCATGCCGATGGGCATCATCATGACCGCGGTGGCAGTGTTGGAGATCCACATCGACACCGCCGCCGTCGCCACCAACATCCCGAGCAGCAGGCGGCGCGGCTCCGTGCCGATGGCGCGCATGATGTGCAGCGCGACGCGCCGGTGCAGGCCCCACTGCTCCATCGCCGCGCCGATGGTCATTCCGCCCATGAACAGGAAGATGTAGGCGTCCACGAACGGCTCGACGGCGCGCACCGTGTCGCCGGCGAGCCCCTTCCCGAACACTCCGAAGAGCGGAAACAGCAGCAGCGGCAGCGCCGCCGTCGCCGCGATGGGCAAGGCCTCGGTGAACCACCAGATGGCCATCAGCGAAGCCACCGCGGCGGCGTACGCGGGTCGATGACCAAAGCCCGGAATGGTGTGCAGGCTGGACGGAACGAAGGCGATCAGCGCGAAGACTGCGGGGCCCAACACGAGCCCGATGCGCCTCCAGACGAGAACGCCCTTTTCGTCCGCCGCCACGTGCGCGACCCTACCACGCGAGCGATGTCACTTCGGCCCAACTCCAGCGTCCCGCCTTCATCGTCCGATCTCGGCCAGAGCGGCAACCCCATCCTCGCGGAGCTGTCCGGGTTGGATCGTGAGCGCTTCGCGCCGTTCCTGGACGAGCTCTGGGTCGAGCCGGGGACGGTGGTGGTCCGGGAGGGCGAGAGCGATCGCGCGATGTACTTCGTGCTCGACGGCTCCGCACGCATCTCCCGGCATGGGCTC contains:
- a CDS encoding YcaO-like family protein; its protein translation is MTSSDSWYESRYTGLFTAFSRLESRAHDPLVAMWAASLAPAGARHEVLHVGGAGLDEESARLACVGEAIERHHTAPLPRDLGVEASFEDWPLAEPAVDPARWVLFSAEQYELDGFPFRPFTRGTRCRWQAFRQAPTGRALWVPEDLAYLHPRPGESHAICAVTSTGLSAGREPDWVLRRGLQEVIERDAVLGAWWGRYPLEEHAQKAVFAALPDETRSRFERPNLDYRFYRVRSPFSEHVTIVTLGGEDSEGFVLSAGAACRETLAASFAKATLEAVQGRHHARWVLGRGERAPADRLPQSFVEHALYYTHHPERLSHTVLARATRVESLPATVTEDSRVLVARLGADHPVLFRVATPPVATGSGSLVLKVVVVGLQPLHGDHRLAHLGGPLWAPRRLADFAETPPHPFA
- a CDS encoding valine--tRNA ligase, whose protein sequence is MNELPKAYEPADVEPRWYDFWQSEGVFRASVDPADTRPAYVIALPPPNVTGSLHMGHALMGTLEDALIRHQRMRGLNALWQPGIDHAGIATQTVVERQLRRENLSRHDLGREKFVERVWQWKEESGGRIAVQMRALGCSADWERTKFTMDPDMSRAVKEAFVRLYEEGLIYRATRLINWCSDCRTALSDLEVENEEATGELYEFAYAVANPEPGTGVTELVVATTRPETMLGDTAVAVHPDDPRYTHLHGKTLKHPFVEREIPVITDAILVDMSFGTGAVKVTPAHDFNDFATGKRHGLREINILNLDGSINAEGGSFQGQTVKQARKAVKAALAEKGLERGTKPHALMLPRCQRCNTVVEPMISTQWFVKMQPLAEPAVAAVRDGRTQIIPEEWAKTYFHWLENIQDWCISRQLWWGHQIPAFHCECGEVLVTRDEHPSACPKCGKAALSRDPDVLDTWFSSALWPFSTLGWPDDTLALRRFYPSSDMETGYDILFFWVARMMMMGLHFMQDVPFRRVLLHGLVVDETGDKMSKVKGNTIDPLDLIHGSAFENVVQKALPGAPVAEALAKFRKAYPSTAQMGQGFPAYGTDALRLTLCSYSPQAKRIALSPKRIEGYRNFCNKLYNATRFSLPNIEGVTLADSPPAPELLMNRWILSRLSGAVEQSGKSIVDFRLDEGASALYRFVWDELCDWYLEACKPVFSSGSDAEKAETRQTLAHAIETVLRALHPYAPFITEELWQRVPRPASRPKSIALAPYPSAADGRADAEAERAFGQVMAAIGAARAVRSEHEVHPGAAVPLHLRAGGALAQLLASEERLISFLVKTEGAPVIEAPGGARPAGHVLTVAGDVEVLVGLLGKVDAAHEQDRIERSKKKISKDIESLEKRLANKSFVDKAPPEVVTEAREQLEALRKQKARLEEGLSLVEELKR
- a CDS encoding TOMM precursor leader peptide-binding protein; protein product: MKPVSELRLRFALPFAVLPGPGSVHLVAGEDVRFQLEAPALDSWLPDLLAGMDGRTTSAELVARVPEDKRPDALELLARLLAERVLEPTGAAEAHRAAARRLALEGAGQVRAALEARPVPDASAEPLRVFCQSELDYAALSAFNADCLRGSVPFLWASTGPLSRSFVGPVCLPDAGPCLACLVSAFRRLSPVPELYDVLASGERAWPTVEVPASVVEVVSALVRWKADLLRDPAPSAALFRLHVVEHATLEVASHRVPMDPECAACGELR
- a CDS encoding DASS family sodium-coupled anion symporter — its product is MAADEKGVLVWRRIGLVLGPAVFALIAFVPSSLHTIPGFGHRPAYAAAVASLMAIWWFTEALPIAATAALPLLLFPLFGVFGKGLAGDTVRAVEPFVDAYIFLFMGGMTIGAAMEQWGLHRRVALHIMRAIGTEPRRLLLGMLVATAAVSMWISNTATAVMMMPIGMALLAQLEAAHEGRRLGDFGASLMLSIAYAANVGGIGTKIGTGTNSIFVGFLSDKLGYDMSFLRYMAVGLPFVVLFIPIVWWVLWLNAKGDLPAGTQGREVLERELRALGAWSARERVVAAVFLVAAVLWVLGDVLRPLLAQRVAVLFPGVKLLGKHYEATVAMSAGLFLVVSRTVSFAQLRRVPWGTLVLLGGSFAMAAGIEGGGLSGFLTAQLEPVARLPLLAQLGLAAFATVGLSAVASNTATVNVFLNVLPRSLPVLSACALAASCDFALPAGTPPNAIVFGSGYVRLPQMMRTGIVLDVMAAVLITAYAFFYLPLVL
- a CDS encoding SagB/ThcOx family dehydrogenase, which gives rise to MTRPRPLAVLTPLELDRTSFPEFRDRIVATESEAVVHTPRSYPGHPQIPLPRARPRLGTALDRVLVRRRSRRELSTALPAKKSLARVLLYAHGVNAERGMGPTPSAGSLNALELYLVSFGAGWLDPGRYHYDRGAHALTLIAPGAERGEWAERVPSSVQFTGGALFWIVAGDTARTEAKYGERAARFLLLEAGHLMQNLCLLSESVGSTTLPLGGFFEREIARAVPLPRSDAVLYVGAFG
- a CDS encoding SRPBCC family protein → MAARSAPGKRFAWSAAGLMSLFVIVTCLLFVWRGTSATSAPKNPTRSADGIRCQLFLETDGGKPVRCAAVLDQKPEEVWAVVTDYSRFGEIFDSKLWRVVLASHDQDPDGRFRLVGRVVAPYAEYPFDVHIRHDTAADRSVASWDETDGEGSRTRGSWTLTPLEGGRTLLVYQQEIRARRAPPVIVNNLLLAQLGGAVKRVKARVTP